The following DNA comes from Maylandia zebra isolate NMK-2024a linkage group LG6, Mzebra_GT3a, whole genome shotgun sequence.
ACTGCATTAAACAAATGTTCGCACCCATTTCCCCCTCAAACATCCAgaacattcatatttaaatcTCAGAACAGTTAAATCTCATATTTGAAAATAATTCTGTTTTTAAACGTACAAATTAAAGTTACAAATTCTTGAAAGCATTTTCCTCAAACTGCTGTGATCTTACGTCCCCTCCTCGCTCTTCATGaggtttttattcatcttttttaCCCCATTTAACAAATTTTTCTCTTTAAGTTTGAAAGAACTTTTCACTAGTAGCACAGAGCAAAATCagcctttcagaataaaagcccAGAGGACAGTATGTTTTTCACatcctttatttttaattaaaaaaagaaaacaaacagaaacggGCTTCGACCAATGAGGCTCTTCAATTTCTCTCCTCAAACTGGGATTTGTTCTTCAGCAGGAACGCAGCCAGGTACTCGATGGGGTTCGGCggtctgaaagaggaaacaaaccTTCAGCGGAGGCATTTTAGGCAGAGTGAGACCAGAAAGTTCAACACATGAATTTTAACGAGTAAATATTTCCTGAATGAGACGACAGGACGAGCTCGCGCAGACTGCAGGTCACAGCGGCGCACGGAAGCACTTCTGGGAGTCTGAGTGGAAAACACATGGACGAGGTTCAACACGGCAAACACGTCGACCACGCTGCCGCCGCCGATCAGAGCGCCATTAAACAAGAAGCACCGAAGCTGTCGCCCAGCACAGAATTACAAACTATCCCTACTGCTGAGGATCTGCTTccgtagttatgctgcaataggtgtaggctgctggggattcccatgatgcactgggtgtttcttcttcactcacaatgtgttaatagacctctcctGCTCTTGTTTGGGAGGACATGGTTTGAAATTTCAGAATCCAGCGAGGCGTTTGTTTCTTCTACACCGGAGCGCTGATCCAGGAAGCAACTCCAAACTTTGCTCCGCACTTCCTGAGCTCTTGAAACACTTATAGCCCCGCCCATCTGTACTCGTGCAGCAGGCTAATAGTACGTCAGTCTGTATGAATAAATGTTATTAACACAGCAGCTCACTCCGGTTCTGCTGCAGGTAGACATGTCCATGTTTCTGATTGGTCGCAAGCTgccaactctgtgtgtgtgtgtacctgtccTTGGCGAGCACCGACAGCCCCTGCAGCAGGATCGGGACCACCGTCTGGTCCAGGTACGCCCGGGTCGGCAGCGCCTGCAGGTCCACTTTCTGCTTCGACATCTTCTCTGCGCTCGCCTTCTCGTTCTCCACCGTCCTCTGAGGAGCAGCAGAAAAGCATGCTGGGAGTTTGCGGCAGGCTTCACATCAAGCACagggctgtgtgtgtctgttttaccTGGATGTTGTCTGTCAGGCCATACTCTGCGTGTGGGTTTTCAGAAACCTGTAGGAGGATTTTAAACACTTTGATCAGAGAAACAGGTcacacgtgtgtgtttgtgtgtgtgtgtgttactcacAGGTGTGTGTCCCTCCATGGACTGCTCCACCTCTGTGTGATCTGAAACACAAAGAAGAGCTGCTGAAAACTGTGCGTGCAGCTGCTGCACAGAGACACCATGAGCACCCCAAGGATTCATTTATCAGTCCTGCTTGTATTTGATTCATAGGTGGTCAAATTCAATTAACACGTGACTGGTTTAACCATTTCAGCTCCACACAAATGGTTTCCCCTCTGTGCTGCCAGATAGACGAGCCTAAAGTGGCTGATTTTTCCATTAAGTTTGGCACAAACTAACTCacatctataactgtatcgatgCTGACCCCGGCGGATTGATAAAAAAGCTCAGGAATAACAAACAGGTGCAAAAATACACCCGTTTAAATACAGAGAAGTGAAGAGTCGCAGAAATGGACATTTTCTGAATGGAGTTTGGCGTAGATGAACTTTAAACGGAACATCTTCAAGTCTGTTTGCGGAATTAACGCCGTCGAAGGAAAATCTCTGAACGTCTTTGTTTCCAGGAGGAAGCCAGTGGAGCAAAGAGCGGCTCAGCTCGTTTCTCCCGGGCTGTCTCCGTTATCGGCACCGAGCCTGCGCCGCGCTGCAGGCGGGCTAGCTTAGCCCCGCATTAACGCTTCTTTTCTGCCAAATTAACTTCTCCTGAAGCGGAAACCGACCTGCTGAGATTCAAAGCGACCATTAAACAACGAAATCAACCGGAATCACGGAGCAAAGAACCCGAATTACAACGAAAACCGCCATCAATGGCTAACAATCAACCTACCGTCCGCCATGTTTGTTGTGGATCCGGCGTACCAATGCTTCCGGTCTCCTCAGCggcacttcaaaataaaataccctttatttattcataatttGACACAATAAATTATACTGTTGGTTTTCTgtatcatttatataatttcGTATATACAAAGAGCATAGAAGTAACTCAGGAAGAACGGTTGTCATAAAAAGAGTGCacagacaaaataaaacaaggttAATTTAATCATCTGAAGTAATTTGTAAAGCAGACACCGCTTCTGCTGTAACGAATATTATTTTCATCATGTCAAGAATATTTTCCCATAAAAtatccaaacacagcaaactCAGCAAACTGCGGCtacgttcactctgcaggtcttgatgctcaattccgattttttgatcaaatccgatgtttttgtctgctcgttcacactacaaataaaatgcgacagcaaacgcgctctagtgtgaacgctcaaagcggccgcatgcgcaaaagaagacgtcacacacaacgcgctctgtttagacccagagccaGTAGAGGTTTtagatacgggcgacacgggcggttgcccggtgCGGCATCGTGtcggggggcggcatcacgggcctcgccaaaaaataaataaatgctcgtactcatgctgccccgacatcagccAGCGCATTTTGGGGATGTcacaggcaccgatcggttttctgtCGCCcctttgctgggagtaagggcgccctccgtttgcgagctgcgcctgctgctggcggcacagggaggagagggcggggcggcggggagtctctggctggagcagcatctaataaccaactcacaaaataaaacaacataaaaacaaaccaacaaacacgaaaacaccagacatcatgatacagagccctcggtgcgcctgcgcgctgctgaagtcaaagtaaactttattgtcatctccgctacagacagtccagcatatagagagacgagacgacgaggctccaattacagcggtgcaagtaaacaaacagtatgtataagaagagtaagaaaataaatctacactttaggactcggggtaaaggatcaataacaatttaaaatttacagtttgatgatttaaagtctcacacacaacccgtcgaaaggggcggggccagctgcttccaaatagagcacatttcattcataatgttgtaaatccaagcccatcatgtattcatgatttgaatcctgggttgtgtgaaatcccagaaataaaccttagacaaagtgaatctgtgaactgtgtgttaggttatgttgtggtgatcctcgggttgcgggacttgtgttcatactggagggcaaaatgaaaaccaagatggacaaaaacagttcaaagccatcaggaggagaaacgagcaaaagatgcaggtaagcagatgtgtcactgaataatggcaggtcatgctgaaacaatcagagtcagaatactttattaatccctgaggaaataatgtgggttacagttgctccaagaagaaatggtaaaaatagcaacagtaacagactaatctttgaaaaatataacatttcttATCACCTCTATGCCGATGATATACAGATTTATTTTCAATTAGATGATGACGACATTGCTCCTTCGTTGCACTGCTTCCTCGAGTGCGTGAGAGAAGTCAGAGAATGGCTTTCAGACAACTCCCTTATCCTGAACGAAAAGAAAATGGAGATTGTGGTGTTTGGCAACCATATCCCTAGGGGCCTACCAGCTGATACCTTTGGTTCCTTTGCCACTTCTTTCTCTGACTCAGTTAGTGACCTAGGGGTTCtgctggacaggtctttcaaaTTTAACAAACAAGTGTCTTCAGTAATCAAATCTAGCTTCTACCAACTGCGCCTTATTGCCAAGGCTAAGCACTATGTCCCTCATAAAGATCTTGAAAAGCTCATTCATGCTTTTGTGACTTCTCGATTGGATTACTGTAACTCCCTCTACTTTGGTCTTCACTCCGCTCTCCTTCACAGACTTCAGCTTGTCCAGGATGCTGCGGCTCGCCTCCTGACTGGCACTAGAAAGCATGCCTCTATCACCTCAGTTCTTATTGAGTTGCATTGGCTACCCATAAAATATCgcattgaatttaaaatattgttgctcacctttaaaattataaataattcaGCCCCTCGTTATCTTGTCGATCTTCTTCCCTGGGCGAGCCCTCAGGTCTTCAGCCCAATCACTCCTGGCTCAGCCTAGATCTAGACTTAAATCGAGGGGTGACCGTGCTTTTGCCCTGGTTGCACCGAATCTGTGGAACAACCTTCCCATCGCTATCCGTGCGTCAGACTCCGTTTTATCTTTTAAATCCTGTTTAAAAACTCATTTATTCTACATAGCTTTTCCATCTAGTTAGCGTCCCTGTTTTATATTTGGTTCCATTTCTTATTTATGTACTTTATCTTTTAGCTATATCTGTTCTTAGTAACTTTGTTCTTATATTCCCTTTTATTGTTGTATAATTAGTGTCCTTAACCTGATGACATATGTGGTACTTTGTTAATAgtcttttatttattgtcttaattttcctttttatcgtaaagcactttggtgtaccactggtcttttaaatgtgctatacaaataaagttgtattgtaAACTctgaacaatacattatgttacagatgttaatattaattagtcagtgtcaattgttgattcgtcctgttctcattgtatgaagaattatgatggctgtttgcaTACaatgcactctctctctcttcatatgtgtgtgtgtttctctggtgaattcCGACAACagctttatgttaatgtacaatccttaatatgttttatgtgtgtgtgtgtgtgtgtgtgtgttgggggggtgggggggggggtgggttCCAGTCTtccagagggagtgttcgcccggggcgccaaacaggctaggaccacCACTgcccagagcaaacaatattgtttgactgatggccgttaatataaagacttcggactttacgtttcccaatttttgctttaagttattttgttatttacataataatgtaaataacctgtgggctcaaaatgtggtcataaatattttgtacttgtaaatcagttttgtgtgtgtaaaaagaatttgtgtgtggacttagcaaaaaaaccctgcaagttacaagtacgaattttgaccctatttttcttcctatcatctgattggtcaatgtcatgtcaatcacaaatgtaacaatccaatcagagaacagatgggtttggctgtcgaggggcgctttttttgaactgcaggtctttgaagggaataaatgcccatTTACATGCCagcccagcgttttccttcatcaccacgaaggaaaacagtctgtggtcgtcagagtttggtgatttttatgtcacaggtctacgtgtttaatacagggacttccacagccttttcaacagcgctgcggaccgCGGGGTGGGGGGGCAGTGTTttgaaatgacagtcttcattacaaagctttcttcgttatgaattagcatacatgtttttattaaacatttgaagaaccagcaaaaaaaacagaacagaacacacaaattctttttgcacatacaaaactgatttacaagtacaaaatatttatgaccacattttgagcgcataggagtagtcgaacgcagatccactgagcgctccacacagacagcatcgtcagaaggaaagttgatcaaataaattacaagggttcaaggttcaaggttcaaggttctttatttgtcacatgcatagttatacaagtataacacacagtgaaatgtagcctgacaaatgttgtattgttcgatacatatgcgtaccgaaccgaaagcactgtatcgaacggttcaatatcgatacgaatatcgttgcacccctactaaatatgaaattaatttttttgtgtttttaataataCAAAATCATAATGTCCTGTTAGTACGGCATGCTGGCCTCAGAGCAAACCAGGCTGACCCACGCACACTCGGACCTCCATCATAACACAAATGACAATATCCAGAACACCGCCTTCCAGCCTGCACGCGCTGCTACATCAGAACTAAAAAACAGGCCGTGTGAAGCCAGCAGGTGAAAGAATCCGAACAGCGTCAAATTTAAATCTTCATTCACGTCTTTGGGTCGAGGCTCGTCTCTGTGCATGATGCACGCGCCAGCACAGGAGGACGCGCTCTGAAGTCAAACGCTCATTAGAGGAAGCTACGTCATCAAGGGGAACACTAGGACAACGTCAGGAGTAAAAACCATGCAGGTGATGATTAAACAAATGCATAAACTTTGGATGAAGAGTGAAGCTGGTAAAGAACTTCATCAGAGGATCAGAGGAGCAGATTTCAATCTCCGGAGTCGGCCGAGCTCGGTGCTCCTCACAGGATGAAGGGAATGATGGCTTTCCTGGAGCGAGGGTAGTCCTCGAACCTCTGCTGGTAGTTTCTGCAGAAAGCACAGTTTCATTTCAGAGGAGAGAACTTCTCATGATGGTGTTTGGGTTTAACAGCCAGAAACACAAAGTGAAGCCTTTAAATGGAAACTGTGCAGCATTTTTATCAGCGTTGTGTGAAACATGCTGACGCTGTGCTCTACAGCACACGCCTCAGTACCTTTACGAAGCCCCCCGTGCAGGACTGACCTGGCACTCAAGTATTTCTGGACCCCAAAGACTTTTTAACGAGAGCCAAAGAAACTCAGGGACTTTGTTTCTGAGCACTTCGCTTAGCCGGACACTCGGAATGGTCAGAAATGTGTTTCCTGTTGGAGGACCAGCTGTCTTAATGATCACACTCTCCCAGTCGCATCAGCAGCGGCAAAGCCTCGTCAGAGGCTCGTTACCTGTGGTGCATGCAGGCTCGGGCCCCGATGGAGCAGAGGGTGAAGAAGGCGAAGGCGAAGGCTGGCAAAGACCAGACAGCTACAGCGTATCCACACCACTCCACGATCTCCCCGAAGAAGTTTGCCCCAGACACAAACTCGAACATGCCccctgaaacacagagacagcagcgGCTTAACGAGAGGCAGCAGCCTCTAACGGCGAGGAGGTCTGCTCACGAGGAGGACGCGACGTACCATGGGGGACTCTGTAGATAACCTCTCCAGGTTTCCTCAGCCCACGCAGGATGTAGTCACTGTGGATGTTGATGATCATACCgagtgcaaacacaacaataccttcagacacagacagagttcATCAGGTGCGCCTGTACAGCTTCACAAAACAGGTAAAATCACCTGGTCTAAAGCCCCACCCACACATCACTTTGTAGCTGACAGCTTGGCACTTTGGGCTTGGTTTCCTGGGtgacctgggccctatttcaggaagccggtttagaaaactcagagtgaaaaacgatactcagggttgagtaaccccgaactgtccaactcggaatattcggtttcagaaaggctgataacaattagttcaatcaacgcggagttgctttaaccccaagttaagcgcgcgcacgaggatacataaagccctgattagtggagcacagattaagcgagtcaccatggagacggagggaaagaaggtgcggtcaatgtatttcacagcgcttgaggccgaaattctgatggcagcatatgccgataacatgcaaattttgcagaaaaaaagtaacacagccacagctgcaaaagaaagggagcatgcatggcaaaacatagccgacagagtcaatgcgtgagtgttaatttaaacattgatcgagggatttccacccatttaacacgttattttattttattttattttttatttcatacattttattttgtgacgtgatgtgagcgcaggtgcaacccaacaggccccaaacgttcctggcagcaagtaaaaatgaaatataaaaatatagtccaaacaggtaaggtgtaattgtattatgagccctagtgcttggtctgtttgtcccatgtaaatcaattgcagttagaggctacattaatttcccctctgtaagcacttattgaaattatctgagcacattacaagtacatatttgcttactctgtatgctcaaatgtgacccgttatagccaacagaaaaaaagcggaggcccgaaaaacaggtgggggtcctccaccaccaccactcacagaggctgagcagttggcttccacatttgtgataatgttggcagcatcacatatgatcttcacagtgcagagaacacaaattagcatccattactataatgaaataatttgttagtttgaaatgctacagggaactatgtacctgcacattaatgctgtggaaagacttcctgttcacatagtctccttcatttactgaaggagcaatgattggaatgtgagtaccatctatacagccaatcacgcctgggaaccgtgagaataaatgtaaaatttaagtagtagttcaaatatcaccacatcatgaattaagtttcgttcatcctgatacctgcaattttgtggcatccctctttgataaatcttgtgggtctatgaccggggaacaccacagacgagtgcaggagacgtttcagtgcaactgtaacattcctgactgcccgacagacggtagccttggaaacgtgctcagcgtcaccaatattatacagaaagctcccgtttgcaaaaaaccgaagtgcgatacaaataatatgcacagaactgagaggatgtccacgatgtgtcacatgagcaatattaggcctgaggatgttattcaaataaattatagattgtgctgaaaaacggtgacgttcacacagaaaatcatcaggaaatgataaaatgtccgaacgcgctctgatcactctctcccggcggagagctctgcagagaatttgggcttcaacatctactggctcttcaaggaaggagcacgccatgtctgacacttcctacagtcaggtttccgacaaagaggcggagaaggtcagggttagttgaagtaaacctgctagggggcaggttagcttcacggagtgtgtcgtcatagtaactcactcagaattaatctaaactcgctttgtgaaaccgaaaacccagagttttcgttaactcagggtatacttactcagagtttgcactaaaccggcttcctgaaacagggcccaggtaGCCTTTCGCTGAGGTTTACCTGCATAAACTTACATGTTCATACGAGCTGCTGTCTTCTTTGAGGCCTGGTGTACGTCACCCGATTCCTTTTTTCTTACGTTGAATCGTGTTGATGGCCCAACAACCAATAAGATTATTATTAGTGTCAGAGTTCTGTTCCCATGTGTAAGATTAGCCGAACTAAACTTATAAAGACGTGATTATGAGTGGGCTAAATTTAGCTTGTCTGCCAACGGTCCAGGACCCTGAATCCAGACTGCAGACTGTAATGCAGGTTCTGTGTGTGGTCTCCATGAAGCCGCAGAGCATCATGGAGACCACACACAGAACCAGAACACAGAACCAACCAGCCAGATGCTGAAGCCGAGTTGGCTTTCTTGTCGTAGTTTTATCCCAGTGTGGAAAACAGAAGACTTTTAAAGGTAAAAGTCAGCAGATGTTTGAATCAGCAATCATATACGTGGTGACCCTGACATGACCTCTCTGTGTGGAGGCgtggtggtggaggacttcACTGCATCTTCCTCCTACGACTGCTGCCTTCTTGATGTAATGATAACGGATGATGGTGATTGGTCAGTGTGGTCTGGATTAAAGACCAAAGTCACTACGGGACGTCCAGCTACGACTCCCATCATGCCCTTCACTGACCCACACCAATCAAAGCCTCGCTGTTAAACATTCCTCTTTAAGGAAAAACCCACCAAGGACTGTGGGTAATGTAGTTTTTACAGCCTCGAAACGAAATCTTCAGGACAATGGTGGCGAGGCCTCATGGTGACTGGTGGGTGTAGCTGTGACTCACCTGCAGTGAGGCGGGCGCGGGTCAGCCAGGTGTCCTCAAAGCGAGCGCAGTGTAGCAGGAAGTGGCCCTGCAGGAAACCGTTGAGCGAGCAGAAGATTACGGCGTAGACTATGATGATCAGCGGGATGGGTCGTCCTCTGGTCAGGAAGGCGTAGATTATGCTCCTGAGGGACAAACTCATGTTACCTTCTGTTTGAACTTCAccccccttcaaagtaaaagtctcCAGTGATCTGCAACGACCCCCCTTCCAGTTTGACATGGAGCTCCCACACACAACAACCTTAAGTGTCAGTGGGTTAGAAAACCCTCCTTCAGCATCTGTTTGTGTCCCAGATAGAGGAAACTCCGCCCACGGACAGGTCTGTGTGCTTACCTCAGGACTGTCTCCctgatgtttttaaataaactctaaaaaatgaaacagatgCATTTTCCAAGAAGTGTTCAAACATCCAC
Coding sequences within:
- the srd5a2a gene encoding 3-oxo-5-alpha-steroid 4-dehydrogenase 2a, translating into MECREAVVSYLSWGLVVGGGAHLLRQNCAQYGRYAPTKARCCPARLGWFLQEVPALLVPLLLLLLSAETGTGRRLLIGTFMLHYFHRSIIYAFLTRGRPIPLIIIVYAVIFCSLNGFLQGHFLLHCARFEDTWLTRARLTAGIVVFALGMIINIHSDYILRGLRKPGEVIYRVPHGGMFEFVSGANFFGEIVEWCGYAVAVWSLPAFAFAFFTLCSIGARACMHHRNYQQRFEDYPRSRKAIIPFIL
- the dpy30 gene encoding protein dpy-30 homolog; the encoded protein is MADDHTEVEQSMEGHTPVSENPHAEYGLTDNIQRTVENEKASAEKMSKQKVDLQALPTRAYLDQTVVPILLQGLSVLAKDRPPNPIEYLAAFLLKNKSQFEERN